One genomic region from Chelonia mydas isolate rCheMyd1 chromosome 25, rCheMyd1.pri.v2, whole genome shotgun sequence encodes:
- the BSG gene encoding basigin — translation IPLQLIAGFIKSPLSQKKLTEDSVELHCEALGNPIPEIQWWFEGDEWNETYAQLWDGARQDRVKINATYNLHSTSTIYIANLTINDSGTYECRASNDPDRNHLSKSPKVKWIRSQANVFVIEHPTVETSPNVTSGLDVVISCNMTNPQSLIMGRMWKKGDKILTSDKETSGYTFYKIGEVNADSSGVYECVFETNPPVSRTVYVTVKPHVTAYKKSEHGNEGDTGILICKCNSYPPVSQWTWYKIQDGVNEPIINGTEQFIMKSSGNKTELRVATLDIEKDPGEYLCNATNDLGTDGAVVGLRVRSRLAALWPFLGIVAEVLVLVTIIFIYEKRRKPDEVLDDDDGGSAPLKSNAPNHKDKNVRQRNAN, via the exons ATACCTCTCCAACTCATAGCTGGCTTTATAAAGTCACCACTGTCTCAAAAGAAACTGACCGAGGACAGTGTGGAATTGCACTGCGAGGCTCTTGGCAATCCTATCCCTGAGATCCAATGGTGGTTTGAGGGAGATGAGTGGAACGAGACCTATGCTCAGCTCTGGGATGGCGCACGGCAGGACCGTGTCAAAATCAACGCCACCTATAACCTGCACTCTACCAGCACCATCTACATCGCAAACCTCACTATCAACGACTCGGGCACATATGAGTGCCGGGCTAGCAACGACCCCGACCGCAACCACTTGTCGAAGAGCCCCAAAGTCAAGTGGATCCGTTCCCAGGCGAACGTTTTTGTCATCGAAC ATCCCACTGTAGAAACCTCCCCAAATGTGACTTCTGGCTTGGATGTTGTGATTTCCTGTAACATGACCAACCCTCAGTCTCTGATCATGGGCCGTATGTGGAAGAAAGGAGACAAGATCTTGACATCAGATAAGGAAACGTCTGGATATACCTTCTACAA AATAGGGGAGGTGAATGCAGACAGCTCAGGGGTGTACGAGTGTGTCTTCGAAACAAACCCCCCTGTGAGTAGGACTGTGTACGTGACAG tTAAGCCACACGTGACGGCCTACAAGAAATCCGAGCATGGGAACGAGGGGGACACTGGTATTCTGATCTGCAAGTGTAACTCATATCCTCCTGTTAGTCAGTGGACCTGGTACAAGATCCAAGACGGTGTGAATGAG CCCATCATCAATGGCACAGAGCAGTTCATCATGAAGTCCAGCGGGAACAAGACGGAGCTGCGCGTTGCTACCCTGGACATCGAGAAGGACCCGGGCGAGTACCTCTGCAACGCCACCAACGACTTGGGCACCGATGGCGCCGTCGTGGGCCTGCGGGTTCGTAGCCGCCTGGCAGCGCTCTGGCCCTTCCTGGGCATTGTGGCCGAGGTGCTGGTTCTTGTCACCATCATCTTCATCTATGAGAAAAGGAGAAAGCCGGATGAGGTTCTTGATG